In the genome of Streptomyces sp. Q6, the window CTGCCCGACCGGGTCGTCACCCTCGCCGCGCGGCACCTCCTGGTGGCTGTCGTCGAGGACGGCGACGGTGCGGGTGGGGTGCGGGAGGAGTTGGCGCGGCGGTTGGCGGAGGCGGGGGCCCGGGTGCCGGTGGTGGCCGCGGTTCCTTGGGAGTCCGAGGCGGAGGCGCTGGCCGCTGTGTTGGTTGCCGGGGTGGGGGCGGCTGACTCCGTCGGGGCGTAGGGCTCCGCCGGGGTGAGGGGTCGCCGGGGTGGGGTTCGCCGGGGTGGGGTGAGGGCGGGGTCTGTTCCTCGGGCCTGATGGAGTCCACGCCACGGGGCTCCGCCCCGGCCCCGCTGCTCAATCGCCGCAGGGGCTTGATTCTGGATCGCTTGTCGGTCACCGCGGGGCTTGATTGTGGATCGCTTGTCCGTCACCGCGGGGCTTGATTGTGGATCGCTTGTCCGTCACCGCGGGGCTTGATTGTGGATCGCTTGTCCGTCACCGCGGGGCTTGATTGTGGATCGCTTGTCCGTCACCGCGGGGGTTGATTGTGGCCCGGGTGTGCCCCCCATGAAGAACACACCTGCGGCCCGGCACCTCGGGAGGTGTCGGGCCGGGGGTGGTTGGGGTGGGGGTCAGCCGACCTTTTCGTTCTGGCGGTGGGGGGTCGCGGGCTGGACGGGGGTCGGGGGCAGGGGTTCCGTCGTGGGCAGGGGGTCGGCCGACTCCGTGGGCTGGGTGATCACTCCTCGGCGGAAGCCGAAGAGGCCGTTCAGGACGGAGAGGGCCAGGAAGACGAACAGGACGAGGAACGCGGCCTGGAGGCCGTGGACCAGGGCCACGTTCGGGGTCGCGCCGTCCGCCACCTGGGCGGCGGTGCGGTTGTTGAGGACGGTGACGGCGACGGCGATGCCGAACGCGGCGCCGATCTGCGTCGACGCGTTGAGCAGCGCGGACGTGGTGCCCGCGTCCTCGTCGGTGGCCTCGGACGTGCCGACGACGGGCGTCGGGATGAGGCAGCACACCAGGCCGATGCCGAACAGCGCGGTGACCGGCAGCAGGAAGCTCCAGTAGCCGCTGTGCACCGGCATCCGGGTCAGCAGGAAGACACAGGCGGCGAGCGCCACCGTACCGAGCAGGTACATGGAGCGCGGCCCGGTCTTGCCGATCATCTGCGAGGCGACCGGCGCGAGCGTCATCAGGGCGATGCTCACCGGGAGGTAGGCGAGGCCGGTCTGGAGCGGGCTGTAGTCGAGGACGCCCTGCATCCACAGCGGCAGCAGGAAGAAGATCGGCATCATCATCGCGGCGGTGAGGAACTCACCGAGGCTGCCGGCCACCACGGACCGGGAGCGGAACAGCCGCAGCGGCACGAGCGGCGCGGCGCTGCGCTGCTCGACGAGGACGAACGAGACGAGCAGGACGGCGGCGACGATCAGCGAGCCGTAGGTGCGCCAGTCGCCCCAGCCGTGCTCGCTGCTGGTCACGATGCCGTAGACGAGCAGCAGCAGACCGCCGGTCGCGGTGACGGCGCCGGCCAGGTCGGCGGGCGGCCGGGCTCCGGTGGGACGCGGGACCTTGATGAGCGCGACGGCACCGACGGCGATCAGCACGCCGACGGGCACGTTGATCCAGAACGCCCAGCGCCAGTCGGCGTTGACGATGGCGCCACCGAGGATCGTGCCGATGCTGGCGCCGATGCCGATGACCGCGCCCCACACGCCGAACGCCTTGGCGCGTTCCTTCGCGTCGGGGAAGACCGTCACGAGGATCGACAGGGAGGCGGGCGACAGCGCGGCGGCGCCGATGCCCTGGAGTGCGCGGGCGGTGAGCAGCGCGCTCTCGGAGTCGGCGAGGCCGGCGCCGAGGGAGGCGAGGGTGAACAGGCCGAGGCCGGCCAGGAACACGACACGGCGCCCGACGACGTCGGCGAGCCGCCCGCCGAGCAGCAGGAGCCCTCCGAAGAGGAGGACGTAGATGTTCATGACCCACTGGAGTCCGGTCGTGGACAGGCCGATGGCTTCCTGCAGCCGGGGGCCCATCACGTTGACGACGGACGAGTCGATGGCGATGACGAACTGGGCAAGGGAGATGACTCCGAGCACCCACCAACGCCGGGGGTCCGGCGGGGCGGTGGCGGCCGAGTCGGTGTTCATGGGTTCTCCTCGCAGGCCGGGCCGGGAAGCCGGCGGCGACTTGGGGTCTGGGGATTCGGGTGGTGCAGGGGTCGCACACGGGGGTTCAGGGGTGATCGCGAGCGGGTTTGCGTACGAGGAAGCAGGCTGCCCCCGGCCGCTTGTGCGGTGCTGAAGCCGGGCGTCCGTACGGCGGTGCAAGGCGTCCTTTAGGCCATCGCGGCACGGTGGCGCCATCGGTTCAGCAGCACCTCAGCAGCAGGATCAGCAGCAGGAAGGGGAAACCATGGCTGCGGCAGTGTCCGCGCAGGTGTGCGTCGTCGGGGGCGGTCCCGCCGGTCTGACGCTCGCCCTGGAACTGGCCCGGCGCGGTGTCGAGGTCGTGGTGGTGGAGCAGAGCGCTCACTTCGACCGGTCGTTCCGCGGCGAGTCCATCTCGCCCGACTCCGTATGGCTCCTGAAGCAGCTCGGCATCCTCGGCAAGGTCGAGGACCAGACGCTGGTCACCCGCCGGATGGAGATCACCGACGCGGGCCGCACCGTGCTGTCCGCCGACTTCTCGCGCTTCGACCAGCCGTGCCCGTATCCGATGGAGCTGCCCCAGCCGCCGCTGCTCGACGCGCTCGCCGAGGAGGCCGGCGCGCTGCCGACGTTCCGGATGCTGCGCCGGGCCAAGGCCGTGCGGCTCCTGACCGAGGGCACCCGGGTCTCGGGCGTGGTGGCCCAGCTCCCCGACGGCCCGGTGGAGATCTCGGCGGCGCTGACGGTGGCGGCCGACGGCCGCTTCAGCAAGGTCCGCGAGATGGCCGGAATCGACTACACGAAGATTCCGCTGGAGCGGGACTTCGTGTGGTTCAAGGCGCCGATGCCGAAGGAGTGGGATCTGCACACCTACCGGGTGCGGATCCTCGGCGACCGGCACGGCCTGTTCATCCCGACCGTGCCGGACCTCGTGCGGATCGGGTTCAACATCCCCAAGGGCGGGCTGCGCGAGCTGCGCGCGCAGGGCATCGGCGCGCTGCACGCGCGGATCGACGCGCTGGCGCCGCAGGCGGGCCCGGGGGTGCGGGAGCACGTGACCAGCTGGTCGGACACCTCGATGCTGGACATCTTCACCACGGTCGTCCCGAAGTGGTGGCGGCCCGGGGTCGCGCTGATCGGGGACGCCGCGCACACGCTGACGCCGGTCCTCGGGCAGGGCGTCAACCACGCGATCATCGACGCGGTGACGCTGGCCCCGCTCGTCGCCCGCGCGCTGAAGGGCGGCGGCGCGCCGGACGCGCGGCTCGACACCGCGTGCACCCGGTTCCAGTCCGCGCGGGAGGCGTCGGTCGCCACGGCGCGCGGACTCCAGCTGCGCCAGGAGAAGGCGTTCGCGCTGGCCTCGCCGGTCGCGGTCGCGCTGCGCCGCACCGCCTACCGGACCGTGTCCGCGAGCGATGTCCTCAAGCGCCGCATCCTCTCCGGCGTCTACTACCAGCTCCAGCAGGCGGTGCGCGACGGCCGCACCCGGCTCGACCTGGCCGACCGCTCCGCTTCCCCGTCGCCCACTGGAGGACCGCAGTCATGACCGAGCAGCTCGACAAGCCCGTGACGCAGGACGCCGAGGAGGTGCTCGGCTACCCGTTCGCGCGTGCCTCGGCGCTGGAGCCCTGCCCGCACTACGCCCGGCTGCGCGCGACGTCACCGGTGCAGCGGGTACGGATGCCCAGCGGCGACCAGGCGTACCTCGTGACGACGTACGACGACGTGCGCACGGTGCTGTCCGACGCGCGCTTCAGCCGGGCCGCGACGACCCGGCCCGACGCGCCGCGGATGGGCGCCGCCACCCAGAACTTCCGCAGTCTGCTGAACATGGACGCGCCCGAGCACACCCGGGTGCGCAAGCTGGTGTCGCGGGAGTTCACCGCGCGCCGGGTCGCGGATCTGCGGCCGCGCATCCAGGAGCACACCGACCGGTTCCTGGACGCGATGGAGGCGTCGGGTTCGCCCGCGGACCTGATCCCGGCGCTCGCGTTCCCGCTGCCGGTGACGATGATCTGCGAGCTGCTCGGGGTGCCGTTCGAGGACCGGGAGAAGTTCGGGTCCTGGTCGGCGACGTTCCTGGCGGCCGGGTCGCTGCCGGCCGAGGAGGTGCTCGCCTCGCAGGTGGCGCTGCGCGACTACCTGGCCGAGCAGGTCGCCCTCAAGCGCGACAGGCCGGGCACGGACCTGCTCTCCGCGCTGGTGTCGATCCACGACGCGGACGAGGGGCGCCTGGACGAACAGGAGCTGATCTTCCTGGGGATCTCGCTGCTCGTCGCGGGCCACGAGACGACGGTCAACCAGATCGGCAACAGCGTTCTCGCGCTGCTCACCCACCCCGAGGAGCTGGCCGCGGTGCGCGCGGACCCCGAGCGGATCGGGCGGGCCACCGAGGAGCTGCTGCGGATGTACCCGCCGGGTGACGAGGCGCTGCTGCGGATCACGCTGGAGGACGTCGAGCTGAGCGGGACCGTCGTGCCCGCGGGCAGCGCGGTGCTGCCCTCGCTCGGATCGGCGAACCGCGACGCCTGCCAGTTCGCCGGCGCGGACACCCTGGACATCTCCCGCGAGACCAACCCCCATCTGACCTTCGGGCAGGGCACCCACTACTGCCTGGGCTCCGGACTCGCCCGTGCCGAGCTCCAGATAGCCGTCGGCACGCTGCTGCGTCGTTTCCCCACGTTGCGGCTCGCGGTGGACGAGAGTGAACTGCCCCGTCCGGAGGGCAGGTTGGTGCACGGGGTGTCGTCGCTGCCGGTCGCCTGGTGACCGAAGCGGCCGACCCCCATGTGTGCCGCTTAGGAAGCACCCCCACGAAGGAGAAAGCAGGATGCGGATGACCACGGGACTCGGCTACCACCCGGCCATGCTCGGCCTCAGGTTCGTGCTCGAACTGACGGCCCTCGTCTGCTTCGGGTACTGGGCCTGGCGGACGAGCCCCGGCGCGCTGCGGTATGTCGCGGTGGTCGCGGTGCCGCTCCTGGTGGCCGTCGCCTGGGGTGTGTTCGCCACCCCCGGCGACGAGTCGCGCAGCGGCGACGCCGTCGTCGCGACCGCCGGAGGCCTGCGGCTCCTCCTCGAACTCGCCGTGTTCTTCGGCGGCGCCGCCGCGCTGTACGCGGCCGGCGCGCACATCCCGGCCGTGGCCCTGACCGCGGTCCTCCTCGCCTACCACGCCGCGTCCCTCGACCGAGTCGCCTGGTTGCTGCGCCACTGACATGACGTGGCGGCCCGAGGCGCTTCGGTCCACGCCGACAGGAGAAGACTGACGTGACCCAAGCAGTGACCACCGCCGAGGACGTTCGCCTCGGGCCGCTGGACCGGCTGCGCGCGCTGCACCAGGAGGGGAGGATCGCCGAGGAGTATCCGGCGATCGCCCCGCTCCTGGCCGATCTGGCCCTGCCCGACCCGGATTTCGCGGCGCTCGCGCGGGCCGGCCGGATTCTTTCCCGCACCTCCGTGGACCGTATCGAGGAGCTGCATCCGTCCGCCGCGGCCGTCCGGGTCGCGGTGGCCGGGCACGGCATGCTCGACGCGCTGACCCCGGCGCTGACCGCCCAGTTCGCGCGGCACGGCATACCGCTGCGCTGCGGCGAGGCCGAGTACGACTCGTGGCTGCG includes:
- a CDS encoding DHA2 family efflux MFS transporter permease subunit yields the protein MNTDSAATAPPDPRRWWVLGVISLAQFVIAIDSSVVNVMGPRLQEAIGLSTTGLQWVMNIYVLLFGGLLLLGGRLADVVGRRVVFLAGLGLFTLASLGAGLADSESALLTARALQGIGAAALSPASLSILVTVFPDAKERAKAFGVWGAVIGIGASIGTILGGAIVNADWRWAFWINVPVGVLIAVGAVALIKVPRPTGARPPADLAGAVTATGGLLLLVYGIVTSSEHGWGDWRTYGSLIVAAVLLVSFVLVEQRSAAPLVPLRLFRSRSVVAGSLGEFLTAAMMMPIFFLLPLWMQGVLDYSPLQTGLAYLPVSIALMTLAPVASQMIGKTGPRSMYLLGTVALAACVFLLTRMPVHSGYWSFLLPVTALFGIGLVCCLIPTPVVGTSEATDEDAGTTSALLNASTQIGAAFGIAVAVTVLNNRTAAQVADGATPNVALVHGLQAAFLVLFVFLALSVLNGLFGFRRGVITQPTESADPLPTTEPLPPTPVQPATPHRQNEKVG
- a CDS encoding FAD-dependent oxidoreductase, encoding MAAAVSAQVCVVGGGPAGLTLALELARRGVEVVVVEQSAHFDRSFRGESISPDSVWLLKQLGILGKVEDQTLVTRRMEITDAGRTVLSADFSRFDQPCPYPMELPQPPLLDALAEEAGALPTFRMLRRAKAVRLLTEGTRVSGVVAQLPDGPVEISAALTVAADGRFSKVREMAGIDYTKIPLERDFVWFKAPMPKEWDLHTYRVRILGDRHGLFIPTVPDLVRIGFNIPKGGLRELRAQGIGALHARIDALAPQAGPGVREHVTSWSDTSMLDIFTTVVPKWWRPGVALIGDAAHTLTPVLGQGVNHAIIDAVTLAPLVARALKGGGAPDARLDTACTRFQSAREASVATARGLQLRQEKAFALASPVAVALRRTAYRTVSASDVLKRRILSGVYYQLQQAVRDGRTRLDLADRSASPSPTGGPQS
- a CDS encoding cytochrome P450, with translation MTEQLDKPVTQDAEEVLGYPFARASALEPCPHYARLRATSPVQRVRMPSGDQAYLVTTYDDVRTVLSDARFSRAATTRPDAPRMGAATQNFRSLLNMDAPEHTRVRKLVSREFTARRVADLRPRIQEHTDRFLDAMEASGSPADLIPALAFPLPVTMICELLGVPFEDREKFGSWSATFLAAGSLPAEEVLASQVALRDYLAEQVALKRDRPGTDLLSALVSIHDADEGRLDEQELIFLGISLLVAGHETTVNQIGNSVLALLTHPEELAAVRADPERIGRATEELLRMYPPGDEALLRITLEDVELSGTVVPAGSAVLPSLGSANRDACQFAGADTLDISRETNPHLTFGQGTHYCLGSGLARAELQIAVGTLLRRFPTLRLAVDESELPRPEGRLVHGVSSLPVAW
- a CDS encoding YrdB family protein; its protein translation is MRMTTGLGYHPAMLGLRFVLELTALVCFGYWAWRTSPGALRYVAVVAVPLLVAVAWGVFATPGDESRSGDAVVATAGGLRLLLELAVFFGGAAALYAAGAHIPAVALTAVLLAYHAASLDRVAWLLRH